In the genome of Raphanus sativus cultivar WK10039 chromosome 4, ASM80110v3, whole genome shotgun sequence, one region contains:
- the LOC130511830 gene encoding uncharacterized protein LOC130511830 isoform X3, with the protein MSWMKGKSSGWTAFDLKQRQRQGHQSEIKDDPFPPVSTSVNNPPPLDVIRGNMVRRNHEPSEKSFSSVLLPPPKFPALTENKDCRSKPSPSLAPTSHHDSAFMKLKEMNMWADDSLIKDILLSTEDNFEMALAFMQGMASTDHSAVKSNNEEAEVPTNRQSEHRISGRTVTSSVNMAASSTTCENAGKYDLQENGGSSFLVNAYESEKLPDDDVSDLGSIIQRLQSIPTAPEWEEDDLYLTHRKDALKMMRSASNHSRAAQNAFMRNDHVSAKQHSEKAREDWSTAEKLNAEAANKILGITNRNNDIWKLDLHGLHAAEAVLVLQERLQRIERQFTVNRSVSPNRGRSKNAALRSPSQEPCGRLDVEGLDRQRASSRELRNSLQVLVNTVAVMLHFL; encoded by the exons ATGTCATGGATGAAAGGTAAATCATCTGGTTGGACTGCCTTTGATCTCAAGCAGAGACAAAGACAAGGTCACCAAAGCGAGATTAAGGATGATCCATTCCCGCCTGTTTCAACTAGTGTTAATAATCCACCGCCCTTAGATGTAATAAGAGGAAACATGGTCAGAAGAAATCACGAACCTTCTGAAAAGTCTTTCTCTTCCGTGCTCTTACCTCCTCCGAAGTTTCCAGCACTGACAGAGAATAAGGATTGCAGAAGCAAACCTAGCCCTTCGTTGGCTCCAACGAGTCATCATGATTCGGCCTTCATGAAGCTGAAGGAGATGAACATGTGGGCTGATGATAGCTTGATAAAGGATATATTGTTATCCACAGAAGATAACTTTGAGATGGCCTTAGCTTTTATGCAAGGAATGGCTTCTACTGATCACTCAGCAGTCAAAAGTAACAACGAGGAAGCTGAGGTTCCAACTAATAGACAATCCGAACATAGAATATCTGGGAGGACTGTCACAAGTTCGGTGAATATGGCTGCAAGCTCTACTACATGTGAGAATGCTGGCAAGTATGATCTGCAAGAGAATGGTGGAAGTTCGTTTCTGGTGAATGCATATGAGAGTGAAAAGCTACCTGATGATGATGTTTCTGACCTAGGTAGTATCATTCAGCGGCTTCAGTCCATTCCTACAGCACCTGAATGGGAAGAAGACGACCTCTACTTGACTCATCGAAAGGATGCTTTGAAAATGATGAG ATCCGCCTCAAACCATTCTAGAGCTGCCCAAAATGCTTTTATGAGAAATGACCATGTGTCTGCGAAGCAGCATTCAGAGAAAGCAAGAGAGGATTGGTCAACAGCTGAGAAACTGAATGCTGAGGCAGCCAATAAGATCTTAGGCATAACAAACAGGAATAACGACATATGGAAGTTGGACCTGCATGGTCTCCACGCAGCAGAAGCTGTTCTAGTGTTACAAGAACGTTTGCAAAGGATCGAACGTCAGTTCACAGTGAACCGTTCGGTATCACCAAATAGAGGTAGGTCAAAGAACGCAGCTCTGCGATCTCCGTCACAAGAGCCTTGTGGTAGATTAGATGTGGAAGGCCTGGACCGTCAAAGAGCTTCTTCTAGAGAGCTAAGGAACTCATTGCAG GTATTGGTAAACACAGTCGCGGTCATGCTTCACTTCCTCTAG
- the LOC130511830 gene encoding uncharacterized protein LOC130511830 isoform X1, whose amino-acid sequence MSWMKGKSSGWTAFDLKQRQRQGHQSEIKDDPFPPVSTSVNNPPPLDVIRGNMVRRNHEPSEKSFSSVLLPPPKFPALTENKDCRSKPSPSLAPTSHHDSAFMKLKEMNMWADDSLIKDILLSTEDNFEMALAFMQGMASTDHSAVKSNNEEAEVPTNRQSEHRISGRTVTSSVNMAASSTTCENAGKYDLQENGGSSFLVNAYESEKLPDDDVSDLGSIIQRLQSIPTAPEWEEDDLYLTHRKDALKMMRSASNHSRAAQNAFMRNDHVSAKQHSEKAREDWSTAEKLNAEAANKILGITNRNNDIWKLDLHGLHAAEAVLVLQERLQRIERQFTVNRSVSPNRGRSKNAALRSPSQEPCGRLDVEGLDRQRASSRELRNSLQVVTGIGKHSRGHASLPLAVKTFFEDNRYRFDETRPGVITVRPKFRHS is encoded by the exons ATGTCATGGATGAAAGGTAAATCATCTGGTTGGACTGCCTTTGATCTCAAGCAGAGACAAAGACAAGGTCACCAAAGCGAGATTAAGGATGATCCATTCCCGCCTGTTTCAACTAGTGTTAATAATCCACCGCCCTTAGATGTAATAAGAGGAAACATGGTCAGAAGAAATCACGAACCTTCTGAAAAGTCTTTCTCTTCCGTGCTCTTACCTCCTCCGAAGTTTCCAGCACTGACAGAGAATAAGGATTGCAGAAGCAAACCTAGCCCTTCGTTGGCTCCAACGAGTCATCATGATTCGGCCTTCATGAAGCTGAAGGAGATGAACATGTGGGCTGATGATAGCTTGATAAAGGATATATTGTTATCCACAGAAGATAACTTTGAGATGGCCTTAGCTTTTATGCAAGGAATGGCTTCTACTGATCACTCAGCAGTCAAAAGTAACAACGAGGAAGCTGAGGTTCCAACTAATAGACAATCCGAACATAGAATATCTGGGAGGACTGTCACAAGTTCGGTGAATATGGCTGCAAGCTCTACTACATGTGAGAATGCTGGCAAGTATGATCTGCAAGAGAATGGTGGAAGTTCGTTTCTGGTGAATGCATATGAGAGTGAAAAGCTACCTGATGATGATGTTTCTGACCTAGGTAGTATCATTCAGCGGCTTCAGTCCATTCCTACAGCACCTGAATGGGAAGAAGACGACCTCTACTTGACTCATCGAAAGGATGCTTTGAAAATGATGAG ATCCGCCTCAAACCATTCTAGAGCTGCCCAAAATGCTTTTATGAGAAATGACCATGTGTCTGCGAAGCAGCATTCAGAGAAAGCAAGAGAGGATTGGTCAACAGCTGAGAAACTGAATGCTGAGGCAGCCAATAAGATCTTAGGCATAACAAACAGGAATAACGACATATGGAAGTTGGACCTGCATGGTCTCCACGCAGCAGAAGCTGTTCTAGTGTTACAAGAACGTTTGCAAAGGATCGAACGTCAGTTCACAGTGAACCGTTCGGTATCACCAAATAGAGGTAGGTCAAAGAACGCAGCTCTGCGATCTCCGTCACAAGAGCCTTGTGGTAGATTAGATGTGGAAGGCCTGGACCGTCAAAGAGCTTCTTCTAGAGAGCTAAGGAACTCATTGCAGGTTGTAACAG GTATTGGTAAACACAGTCGCGGTCATGCTTCACTTCCTCTAGCTGTGAAGACTTTCTTTGAAGATAACAG GTACAGGTTTGATGAGACAAGACCAGGTGTTATCACTGTGCGGCCTAAATTCAGACACAGCTGA
- the LOC130511830 gene encoding uncharacterized protein LOC130511830 isoform X2, with product MSWMKGKSSGWTAFDLKQRQRQGHQSEIKDDPFPPVSTSVNNPPPLDVIRGNMVRRNHEPSEKSFSSVLLPPPKFPALTENKDCRSKPSPSLAPTSHHDSAFMKLKEMNMWADDSLIKDILLSTEDNFEMALAFMQGMASTDHSAVKSNNEEAEVPTNRQSEHRISGRTVTSSVNMAASSTTCENAGKYDLQENGGSSFLVNAYESEKLPDDDVSDLGSIIQRLQSIPTAPEWEEDDLYLTHRKDALKMMRSASNHSRAAQNAFMRNDHVSAKQHSEKAREDWSTAEKLNAEAANKILGITNRNNDIWKLDLHGLHAAEAVLVLQERLQRIERQFTVNRSVSPNRGRSKNAALRSPSQEPCGRLDVEGLDRQRASSRELRNSLQVVTGIGKHSRGHASLPLAVKTFFEDNRFDETRPGVITVRPKFRHS from the exons ATGTCATGGATGAAAGGTAAATCATCTGGTTGGACTGCCTTTGATCTCAAGCAGAGACAAAGACAAGGTCACCAAAGCGAGATTAAGGATGATCCATTCCCGCCTGTTTCAACTAGTGTTAATAATCCACCGCCCTTAGATGTAATAAGAGGAAACATGGTCAGAAGAAATCACGAACCTTCTGAAAAGTCTTTCTCTTCCGTGCTCTTACCTCCTCCGAAGTTTCCAGCACTGACAGAGAATAAGGATTGCAGAAGCAAACCTAGCCCTTCGTTGGCTCCAACGAGTCATCATGATTCGGCCTTCATGAAGCTGAAGGAGATGAACATGTGGGCTGATGATAGCTTGATAAAGGATATATTGTTATCCACAGAAGATAACTTTGAGATGGCCTTAGCTTTTATGCAAGGAATGGCTTCTACTGATCACTCAGCAGTCAAAAGTAACAACGAGGAAGCTGAGGTTCCAACTAATAGACAATCCGAACATAGAATATCTGGGAGGACTGTCACAAGTTCGGTGAATATGGCTGCAAGCTCTACTACATGTGAGAATGCTGGCAAGTATGATCTGCAAGAGAATGGTGGAAGTTCGTTTCTGGTGAATGCATATGAGAGTGAAAAGCTACCTGATGATGATGTTTCTGACCTAGGTAGTATCATTCAGCGGCTTCAGTCCATTCCTACAGCACCTGAATGGGAAGAAGACGACCTCTACTTGACTCATCGAAAGGATGCTTTGAAAATGATGAG ATCCGCCTCAAACCATTCTAGAGCTGCCCAAAATGCTTTTATGAGAAATGACCATGTGTCTGCGAAGCAGCATTCAGAGAAAGCAAGAGAGGATTGGTCAACAGCTGAGAAACTGAATGCTGAGGCAGCCAATAAGATCTTAGGCATAACAAACAGGAATAACGACATATGGAAGTTGGACCTGCATGGTCTCCACGCAGCAGAAGCTGTTCTAGTGTTACAAGAACGTTTGCAAAGGATCGAACGTCAGTTCACAGTGAACCGTTCGGTATCACCAAATAGAGGTAGGTCAAAGAACGCAGCTCTGCGATCTCCGTCACAAGAGCCTTGTGGTAGATTAGATGTGGAAGGCCTGGACCGTCAAAGAGCTTCTTCTAGAGAGCTAAGGAACTCATTGCAGGTTGTAACAG GTATTGGTAAACACAGTCGCGGTCATGCTTCACTTCCTCTAGCTGTGAAGACTTTCTTTGAAGATAACAG GTTTGATGAGACAAGACCAGGTGTTATCACTGTGCGGCCTAAATTCAGACACAGCTGA